The genome window ACTGTTGCATGAAAAGCTGAATTGGAGCACATAAAAGTATCAGTCAACAAGAATCATATTCTCAAGGATCAAGAGGCTGTGAACAAATGCCCAACCTCCtttatgttttcttcctgttggTGACAAGGGACACGAACTAAAAATTTCATCTAAGGAACTGAAGAAGTTGAGCTAGAGGGATAAGAAAGCCTTGAATTTCTTTTACAGACTATTCAATAAAACAGAAGTGAGGAACATTGATCAGACAAATGCACAACTGGACTACTCTGATAAAATAGGTTTTGGCAATTCAGTTACCTGAGAAAAACTGATACCAGTATTGCAGAAATCTTTTTAAGTTCTCAAATGACATCAAAATCATCCAGTACACTTTGATTCCAGTGAGTAGCCAGAGATCTAGGGATACACATTTCTGTATTGAAAGTGATAAAAATGAGCAGGAAGGTACCTGGAACAATTAAAGGCACTTTTAGCTAGCATGTGTTTTGATAAATGCTACAGAAAACTGTGCCAGGTATGACATTATACTGATTTGTGTAGAGGTCCAAGCAGTATTAACACACTGTTAAATTCACACACTTGACCAAATAGTCAATGAGCAGTGCCAGCATAGTTAACACAGGAAGAAATCCACACTTTTACTTAATGTAAACAGTAAGGTTTCTAATAAAGgcattttagttttaaatattattatatgtTTAGCATCATTGCATGCAACACTTGTCTAAAAGGTTCATGTCACCTCTGTGTATCACTAGGCCAGAAACAGTCATGGTAAGGTTTTTGGAGGGAAATTCTCCAGTTGTTGAGTCTAGTGCTGCACACAAAATTACAAACATCCTCAGTAAACTGCACACCTGGACGAGGCAGATGTTCATAAATAAAAGGCAACTTCACTGCCACAAGGAATCTGGCCCTTGTGTTGTCAAAGGCACAGAAACTGAGGGGCATGCTAACTACAGCACTTAAATGAGACCTGATTTCAAAAGACACCTTTCAGGGGCAGCTAGACAACTGAAGTGTAAGTTCTGACAGAAGTCAAAAACTGTCCCCACCAACATAACAACATGGTCGCTAAATTCAGACTgatacaccaaaaaaaaaaaaaaaaattaaaacatctaGGCTTTTCTTATGGATtcattttttgcatttcagagATACCAGGTGctgtaaacaatttttttttaccctgtaTTGTAAACCTTAGTAAGAGGTGAAGTGAAAAGCACTGGTAAACAAATGAATGGCCACatcattatttctttattgAATCCTTACTCTCACTTGAACCGAAAGTGCAAGGTATTAGTAAAATGCGAATGTCACAGGCACCTGAACAGAACCACAAATTGGTTTAGacttttgaaattgtttttgtCAAAGAGCAAATAAAATAGTCTTTGGTGTAAGCTCACTTGGTGGAATCCAAGTATAACAACATCAGCTGAAACTTAGAGAAAATCCATAACTTATCTTCTGAAGGAGAAGAGTCCAAGCTTAAATGATCACACTGATTTACAGGCACAGAGCTCTTCCTAGCAGCACACATGGTCTTTCACTACACTCATATAGCCACTGGCATGCTAAATCTGATGGATTTTCAAGCTACAAGTGATGGAAAGGATGgtcagattttaaattttttggaTTTGGTCAGATATTAGCAGATCGCCTGGATGTGTGCAACCTGGAGCTGCCTTGAGACAGGGATGCAGTCTGCATCTGCTAGGAGTCACCAACCAACACTCAGACAAATAATGGCTTGTGACAGGAGGAAATACTGGACAGCACACTTTCCCCACTACCAGTGGCCAATTTTAAGCTGGTGGTTAGGAATTAACTTTCCTGATGCCCATGTAGTAAAAAGCAGAAGCACACCTTTGGCACCTGTTTCACAACCAGTCCTGGAGAGTCCTGACTGGAATTGAGTTTGCTAGGTGCTCACTTTAAAACTGAAAGCTATCAACagctgaagttaaaaaaaaaaaaggacaaaaaacaactgaaaacacacaaatgaaacaaaacaagataaaaacatatttaaaaataacactcCTCTTCAGTATGTTTTTGTCTTAGGCCACTGTCCTTACACCTGTGTTTCCACAGAAAACTGTGGCATAAAATTACCCCACTAAACCATCTGGTTCCTTATTTTCCAGCAAGGGTATGCCTGTATCTCCCTTATCCTTTTTATTTGCATCTCCATTGTCCTCTGACTGCCCTGATTTCTGATGAGCAAACGTGTAAGTGTCTTGGTCTATGTCCATCAGGGGCAGAGGCTCCTCCTCGGGGTTAGAAGAGCGTTTAATGTCTTTTCTGAAGGAGAATGGAGGTGGAGAAGGTGGCATGCTACCAATGGGTCCATCAAAAGGCCGGTAGACATCAACTTCTGGAGAGACAGAGCCATTGGACTCCTTCAGCAAGTGTCCATAGACCACAGCATCATCAATAACCGCATAGACATGAGACTCATTGTTTTGCCTCCCTTTTCTGAATGAGCCTTTTCTTCCAGGCATCTGAGTATTCACGTTATCATTGTACACTCCCACCATGGGATTCTgggttttcttcttcctgttaCAGAGGTGAAATTGTTAACAGGTCAAAAACGACATGTCTGGCGTGCTGGAACTCAGTAACAACAGCTTCCGTCCACTCATCCCAAGCACACAGTGTCAGGCAGCCTACCTGGATTAAAGGCTTTACTTGCAATTTTGGGAGAAATAACTCTTGAGCCTAGATGTTCTTTTTtaacagagcagaaaacaacTTCATGCTATTTGGTtacccacagctgctctgctgaccCTCAAGTTTGCAAGATTAACTCCAATGTTCTCCCAAGCACTGGGATTCTGGCTGTGCAGAAGTCCTACAATTTCCACAGGCATTTGTAAGACCCAGAGACCATTAGGTCCTCACAAAAACAAGGCTATGTTACTGAAGACAAGGCAGTGGgtcaaaatgaaaatcaaattaatttttcttaattatgCTTTCCTGAATGACTGCCCCTAAATTGGAAAGAACAAAGGCTGAACTGAAGACTTTTAAGCCTGTGTTTGTGAAGTCTTTCCTGTGTGGCAGGAAAATGTGCCCCTAACTGCACTAGTCACCATATTGCATAAATTCATTCCAGCTCTACAGCTTCAGGACCAACCACCTTGACAACACTGAGCATACATGCATGAGAAAGCCCAGGCTATCAATGACTCCAGACTCGGCTCGTATGAGTAATGCCATGCATGTAAGCTTTGCACAACCCACTTCTCTCCCCTAGGGCTCATCTCACAGAAAATTGTTCCCACTTGATGTGCAAACTCCAGAAGTTGCTGGAGGCTGTATGCATGAAAGAAAACTCTTAGTGTATCTGGATGAGTTCACATCTTGTTTGAACAAAGACTTGAGTGGAGTCATGCATGCAACAGCCACATTCATTGGGATTTCACATTGCAGGGACTGCTGAGGAAGTCCAACAAACACCTGACTCACAGTACACCCAAAAGCCTGCGCTTAAGGCCAAGGTAAGCAGTGCTCTGCAGGTTGAAGTAATGTGACTCCAGAAACAGTGCTCTACCTTTGAAGTTTGTCAATTTAGAGTAAAGAAGCATTCCTGGGGTCAACACTACTTCCACCATGTCCTCCTCATGCTTTAGACCCTGATTCAAAGGATATCTACACATGAAACAGAGggcccagcagctctcccaaaaTGCTCTCTTGAACTGCTAAGTTACACATGCTGAATTATGAACTTACTTCTTCTTAACACAGCACACAGTCAGTCCAATCACTGTGAGAACTCCAGCGCCAGCCACCACAGCAAGTATGATTCCAAGGTCTGCAAACAGACAAGGAACAAGGACACTGAGCAAAAGAAGGAACACCCAGCCTTCTCCTAAAATCTGTCTGGGTTTGAACCCCTCTAAGAGCTTCTAAGCAtagcagctgctggcagagcaggagttCCTAAGCCATGCCTGCCACAGGGCAACACAAGCCATTTCCAAGAGACTGGAGGCCAAGCAACAACAAGCTCCTGCTGTTGGCAGTGATGgacaaccaaaaaacccaaccaacccaCCCACTTCCAAGAGTTTTTGATAGAGCTCATGCACTGCTAAACTTACCTAAAGCACCTCACATGTCTCTGGCTGAATAGGCAAGGAAGAgatgaaagcacagaaagaaacagagaaaggactcaaaagaagaaatagtgGCATTTCCATAGATTCCCCTCAAAACCATCCTTTCCTCTGAAATACACAGGTTGTGTTGACCTGGGGTTTTCTAGGAGTCATAAAATTGATTAGGGAAGTCCATGCatgagcaaagaaaaatgcCGCTAGTTTCAAAAGAAGcacagattgaaaaaaaaaaaaaaaagatcaaaaaattagaaattgCAAATGTGAAGCAAATTTACATAAGCAAAGCCTACCCTAAAAATGCCCCCtcatcttttctttaaaaactgtttaGGTTCCAGGGAGATGaaagagaacaagaaaacagaatttgctGGTAGCAGTCAGGGCCCAATCTCCATTAAATGACAGACCTGTCCTAGGGAGGATTTCTTGCTCATGTGAACACTGAGACTAATTGAGCTGCTAACAAGAAGTGAGGACTACTTGGATGAATAAGTTTGCATAATCAAATCCCAAGCTGTTCACTAGGTCTGTGACCCTGGAAGGGAAAAACATCACTTGATCTTATTATATATTCTGTCTATTATCTCCAATTAAAAaagctaaattaatttttttaaaatgaaatctaGTCTTACTACCTTGATCCTTGCCATTTCTTGCGTCAACGAAAGAAAACCCAGAAACACACCTTCCACTCCCCAAAAAACCATACCACATTAAAAcccctccttcttccccagctcctAGAAATATCCAGATGAAACTCTGGGAAGTTTTTGAGGGACAGACTTTTCCTAAGGCAGGAATCTACATCCAAGGAGGACCATCATCCATTACTGTTACCTCAAGGGAAAGCAAGGAAAcaaccagaaaacaaaccaccacAACCTCACAGCACTCACCTAGCTGCTTGTCAGCCAAAGTCACCCAGAACTGCAAGGTCAGCTGCGTCTTATCCGCAGGCCTACAGTTGGAGACGTTCACCCAGAAGCTGTGGAGCATGTtccggggctggggcaggagctcgTCCTCACGGCGCACGATCTCCTCTGCTCCCGGCGTCTCCTCCTTGATGTTGACGTAGGCACGGCCCGTCTCACAGGCGATGCCCATGCGGTCCTTGGAGAACCTGAGGCGGGCAGTCTGCTTGCTGGGCACAGTGATGAACCAGGATATGGAAACGTAAGGAGGCAAACCATAAGGCGAGTTGGGAGTCTGCAAGTAAACTTTAGCTTGTGGATTTGGGCTCACGGTGAATATGCACTCATCTGTAGcaaaagggaaagaataaaagaaaacttaattttGATAATTATTGTCCTTTCCCAAATCAATGTTATCACAATAAACAAAGACATACCTGCAGAATTTGCCACAATCAACTATCCACTACCTGGAATACAATGAtccttttctcttcccaaaataaatcacatcaCTGGTTCAGATAAAGACTGATTCTAGAGTCTAGTCATAGAGTCATTGCTAAAGGATTGAACTCCTAATTTCTGTTCACCCATATGTGCTTTAATAAGCCTATTGAGAGATCTACCACTGTAGAACAAAGTAGTAGAAAATCTACTACCTTACCTTTAATATGTGGcacaaaagacattttcaaatCCTGAGGGATAGACTCATTGATGAATCCTTTACCAAATGGTTTTAAGGATATGGTGATATTATTCCTCATCTGAATCTTTTCAATAGATCCACCGGGACAGAATACACCAAGATTCAGCTCTGTCTCTGGGGTGGCACTAACAATGCTGTAACTGTAGCTCGTGTtgcacctctgctctgggatgggtTGCTGAAGTTTCAAGGACGGAGACGTAATTTCTACGTTGATCATATCAGTGGCCAAGAGCTTCCAATTAAACTTATGCAGTCGAATTGGCAATCGGGTAATAGCCTTGGGCACTGAAAGGGAATAAATCTTCTTCTGACACCAACGAATATCCATACAGcctgcaaaaacaaaaacaaaacccaaagagctgAGTATTCATGCAGAGGAAAtagctgggcacacacagagtaCTGCCAGGCCTGCATTACAGGCCAAGATAAGGATTTACCTAAGAAAATATCCTCTCTTAGTAACCTTTATCCAAACGCGTGTTGTTTGTATTTAAGTTTTTTCCTTAATAGGTGCAGGACACCAAAGAAACAGACAGAAACATATTCAAAGGCCCTCACTCAAGATATACCTGCTGActggggcactgctgcagaCCAGTCAAGGTAAGGATACTTCAAATCTCTTTTCTACCTGTAGTTGAAAGCATTTGGGGAAATCCTACATCAAGGGGACATGCATGCAGAACAAGATGCCCTCCTGATGGCAACCTTGGTCCTGCATTTTCATGGGCAGATTTTGGGGTCTCTGGCTCTGTTTCCATAATTTGCAGTGACTTAGGtgacttctttctcttctcttctagGAATAACTACGCAGTTTCTATTCTTAAAAGGTAGAACGATGTACTGAACAAGGTCACCTCCAGATTCATTGCACCCATCTCCCAGCTGGCCAACACCTGGTTTCCAACCTCAATTTAAAGCCAAAGCAAGGGAACAAGTTTGGTTGACCCCTGGGGAAAAACATGCAAAAGCATTCCCTAAGAAACAGGATTAAGCCACTTTTGTAGTACCTATGCCTTTTTCAGCTGTGATCCTCAGCTGGGACAAGTCCTTGCACAGGAAGGAGATCCTGTAGACAGCACCAGAGGTTAAAGTCAAGGCACGGTCGCAGGTGCGAGGATCCTTGCAGATCAGGCATATGGGCTCAGACATGAGGGGCGTGCGGCTGGGCCACCCTTCCAAGTGTATTGTCACAGTCATGTTCTTCTCCTTGCTCAGGTCAACCAAATGGGTGACATCTgcaacaaaaaaacaccccagagCAATTACAGCCAAGAAGCATAGTGTGAAGCAGAACTTCCTTCACCTCTTCTTGGAACATctggaaggagaaaacagaaggaaagaggagaaaaaaaatgcaagtgtAGCTCATAAAGGTTGACTGTCATGTGGATAGATAGATTTTGGATCCACGCAACATCCTGGTGCTGTTCCTAAGGCACCTCTCTCTGACGTTAAAAAAAGCAAGCTGGCCTAGTGGAAGTGTTTGGAACTGGATCATCtttaaggttctttccaacccaaaccattcaatgatTCTTCAAAGGACAGGGGGGGAAATAGGGTAcctatatacacacacatattcTATTACTACtcttcattttctggttttagctTTAGCTACAGATCTCAGTCATACACAAAAGGTGAATAAAATAGCTTTCTCCTGTGTGGGAAATCAGGCAGACAAAAAGGCAAGTGGTCAAATGGACTTATCCAAGTCATTGGCACAACCAAGCATGTAACCTAGGACTCCCACCGCAAGGTTATAATTTTTCACAATGtattttcctgcagcagctaaACACAGGAAGAGTTAGATCAAGAAGTTATTATGACTGGAAAGAGccatattttcttcttatttaaTGACAAGCACCACAGACAGCTGTGGAAGCTTTGAGAATATGCAGATagcaatgcatttttaataagaGCAATGTTGCAGATGGCAACCTGAGGGCTGAATTTGAATCTTTGATGGAACTTATATAACTACAAAATCAATCATGAAATCCTATAAAATCCCTAGAGAAACCACTGTTGTCTCTTAAATCCAAATGGTTTATTACTTGCATTTCATTCACGGAATGACAacctggttttgattttttacaTGATTATCGTCTTGTCTCCTGGccataaatatattaaaattatttttgctttcaaaagaaGAAGGGAGATAAAGCTGATTAACTGAATataatgttttcattctgtCTAGCTTCCGAGATGCAACACACAATAAATGTAAGCAAACACAATTTTGTTAACAGCAATTCTGTGAGGATTTGCTGTTCATAAACAGAGCCAGGCTACACAGACAAGAAGAAAGAACTGTAACCATGAGATGCTACAGATCCTTTCTGGATATGTGACTTCAGCTCACAAGTCATTCAAACCTTATTCTCTCTAAAATTACCTGGAAACCACTAAGTAGCTCCTGACACAGTGGCAGTCAAGTGTGTACTTTCCTCCACCTGCCCTTTTGCAGTAAGTGCACCTTGATTATTAACCTTCACCTTGAACTGAGGTCAGAGTTGCAAAGTCAGAGGCTAAATCACTAACTCCTTGGCTCATTACCTAGACAggccttttatttctgtttttagaGAAATGCTCTGGTATTATAAGTCATTGTGCTAAACCAATCTGAATTTGGGgctagaaaacagaaaaaaattattttctcagtatagagaaagaaatgtaaagaaCATCCAAGAATGGAGGGGATATTATTAGTACAACTTTTGTATTTAATGTGACTTCTTCACACTTGTTGATGTTCAACTTCCTCtaggaaggaaaattaaaactcaaaggaagaaaagaagggaagatgCATATTGATGCCATTACCAATACAGAGACAATTTTACATCTTTCAATTCACCAGTTAATAATACCACAGATCTTGCTATCTACCATGACAGCAGGTTTCACCTTGTTAGGAGCAACTGCTCACGCAGGGAACAAAAAACTGGGGTCACGCTTTAAAGAATGACCTTTAAAATGCTGAATTCTCACGTCTGAAAGCAGAACTGTTAAAGGCATTTTTCAATTACATGATTCAGGTGCTGGAAATAGAAAGGAGTCTCCATTTATAAGTTAGGGCgtaaaaaatacagcagcactAAATAGTCCATTGCAAATTGCACATTTCAGCATCACTGCTCGCCTTGCTGTACGTGTGGTCAGTGGTACCATGGGCAATAAAACAGGCCTCAGCATTGCTTGGTAATCTCCTTAAACTCATACAGGGACCATAAGTAcaaggaaaataacaaaaaagagTATTTATCTCCCTTGGCTCATGCCAGACATCTGAAAGCAACAAAAGAGGCAGGCAGGTACTTACTCTCATCAACCTGTGGGTGCTGAACAACAACTTGGAAGAGCAGGCGAAGAATGCCGGGGTTCTGGGCATCCtgatcacagccctgcagggacatgTTGAAAGTGCCAGCAATATTGGCAGGCTGGCTGTCGCTCAGCTTGAACACCTCCGGGTTGCTGGGGGAGCCGGGGATGTAGTACTCcaccctctcctccttcctttcgCAGTTGGAGAGGCTGTAGTTGTGGAAGAACACGCTTGCTCTCAGGCTGGGAGGAATCACAAACTGCCACGTCATCAGCTCATCTTCTGGAAAGCCCAGCGGGTAGTTAGGGGACATCAGGGTGATTGAAGACTCCCTCTTCAAAATGGATTCAATGATGCACAACCCTAAAACAGGGAGGGAATCACAACATATAAAATAAGTTCCAGTTACTGAAGGCACACTGGCATATCTAGCACCCAAGAAGCAGTCTTTCTTTTGACAGAGAGATCACCCACTCCAGCTACAAGCTAGGTTATTACAAAACGCTTAGACCAAAACATATATTTGAGTTGATTCTTATGTCTTCAATTACAGAAAAGGTAAGGAATGTATTAATACTGCATTTGCAGTTTAGCAGGTTAACCTTTCAAGCACATGGACAGACAAGCCTTTATTATTGGCAAGGGCAAGATCCTAATTCCTACTTCTACACTTGGATTTGCAAGAGCAAACACACAGCCTGATAAGTGCTTCTGCTTCACTGGGTTTTGGGAAACAAAAGCTGCAAGCTTTTATAGCAGCATGTAGCTCTCTTTACAAAAACCTCCTAAATTTAACAAAAGCACACCAGCAAAGAGCCTCAGATAGGCATATTAAAACACAAATGTGAAACATGCAGGCTGCATAAGACACTTTATCCTTGGATGACTCTTGGCAGTGTGAAGTTGGGTACATAGAGATTATGGTCCCACTCTAGGACTCCAGTGATGATGTGCAAGTGTAAGGAGTGCCAGGAATTATACAAAACAGTCACGTTCTAGAAGCTTGAACCTGGACCAGGTTTCTTTTATAACTGATAGCAAAAGCACTAGAATTCAAGTACAGAGAAAGTTTTGTCATGAGATCACAAAGTAACCCACTGATTGCTGTATAATATTCCAGGTATTTTAGGAAGATTATTACACAACGGTTTATGTTACTGTGCAGGTTGAAACAGATAAATGTATTTATGCAGCCTCCTGTGCCTTCCAGGCACTGCTTCACCTTTTCCCACACTCCTCTCCTGAAGAGAGGTATTGGTTTGAGGCTCCAGAAGTTaaagaaactttttaaaaaataaacaagcccAACTACACAGTTCAACCAACAAAACCTCTCTGGCTCATTCTAATTATACTACTTTGTGTCACCTAGCTGAATTCACAAAAACAAGAAAGCAGGTATGTTTAAGTTTTAGGAAGTTTaaagagatttaaaattattaatgtaCATCAAATACTTTGACTCCAGAACAACACCATCTAACTAAACTAAAAATCATACAACAATAGTTTCCAGAACAGATTAAGTGAAAGGGAGTTAGGGATAGCAGCACCAAAAATGGAAGGTTAGCTGTGAAGAAAGGTTGAAATAGATTCTGCTGCAatctgcaggaggcagctgcacTACTCACGTTTTATGGAAGCCCTGCTGGCTATGTTGAAGCCTGAGGTGGTGAGAGGCAAGTGCCACGGGAGGTGCAGGGACATGACAACTCCTCCCAGCAGCTTGACGCGGGACACGGAGCCGTTCCTGCAGAAAGTGCCGATGTTGACCGTGGCATTATCAATAGAGCTGTTGATGTTGTAGCTAACGGCGTCTGGGCACGTCTCTCCTGGTTCAATCTGCCTTAGCCAGGAGGTAGAAAATTTTAGTTCAAGTCCAGCTTTTGTACTTGCCTTCACGTCCCAGATGTAAGTCCTGTTAAGGCGAGGTAGCCCCGGTGGGTAAAGATGAACATCTCCAAAGGGACATGGGCCTGACACACAGTCTAAATGCAGAGAGAGAAGAACTGTGATACACTCTGGAAAGCATTCCATTAAAAGGGGAGTTTGATACTTCCCCTTCCTTGCTATTATCACAATTTTCAGGTGGCACACATGTTTTCTTCTATGTGCACTAAAAGACACTCCTCTAACATGGTCACAGGCTATCTCCAAACAGGAATCCCAGCCCATAGAACAGACAGGATAAACCTGCTTTTGTCAGGCTGAGTAATAGGAGGGATTCATTGTTCCTAGTATTCCACCTTGTTTGCTGAAGAATTTAGAAGTTACTTAGTGAATAGGGCAGAGTCTCAACCAGCAAAAGGGACAAATGCAGTGTCAAGAGAGCTAGAAATCACAGATCTAGAGAATCCATTTTATCCCATGTCCCCCAGAGAGTTCCTGGCAAATAATTAATCTTTAAATGTTTTACTCCTTGCCAGGaactgtgtttttcttcccttggtGTCCAGATTAACAACAACAAATGCCACTGCAGGATTCTGAGGGGA of Molothrus ater isolate BHLD 08-10-18 breed brown headed cowbird chromosome 1, BPBGC_Mater_1.1, whole genome shotgun sequence contains these proteins:
- the CDCP1 gene encoding CUB domain-containing protein 1 isoform X2 codes for the protein MAAGRALAALLAMLLAASAQLIPREASFTISLHKADNTTVTIKLKPGLQANCRIRMKYVIMSELKIKPGDNVTFTFTCGTPEKYFITEIQKNIDCVSGPCPFGDVHLYPPGLPRLNRTYIWDVKASTKAGLELKFSTSWLRQIEPGETCPDAVSYNINSSIDNATVNIGTFCRNGSVSRVKLLGGVVMSLHLPWHLPLTTSGFNIASRASIKRLCIIESILKRESSITLMSPNYPLGFPEDELMTWQFVIPPSLRASVFFHNYSLSNCERKEERVEYYIPGSPSNPEVFKLSDSQPANIAGTFNMSLQGCDQDAQNPGILRLLFQVVVQHPQVDENVTHLVDLSKEKNMTVTIHLEGWPSRTPLMSEPICLICKDPRTCDRALTLTSGAVYRISFLCKDLSQLRITAEKGIGCMDIRWCQKKIYSLSVPKAITRLPIRLHKFNWKLLATDMINVEITSPSLKLQQPIPEQRCNTSYSYSIVSATPETELNLGVFCPGGSIEKIQMRNNITISLKPFGKGFINESIPQDLKMSFVPHIKDECIFTVSPNPQAKVYLQTPNSPYGLPPYVSISWFITVPSKQTARLRFSKDRMGIACETGRAYVNIKEETPGAEEIVRREDELLPQPRNMLHSFWVNVSNCRPADKTQLTLQFWVTLADKQLDLGIILAVVAGAGVLTVIGLTVCCVKKKKKKTQNPMVGVYNDNVNTQMPGRKGSFRKGRQNNESHVYAVIDDAVVYGHLLKESNGSVSPEVDVYRPFDGPIGSMPPSPPPFSFRKDIKRSSNPEEEPLPLMDIDQDTYTFAHQKSGQSEDNGDANKKDKGDTGIPLLENKEPDGLVG
- the CDCP1 gene encoding CUB domain-containing protein 1 isoform X1, which produces MAAGRALAALLAMLLAASAQLIPREASFTISLHKADNTTVTIKLKPGLQANCRIRMKYVIMSELKIKPGDNVTFTFTCGTPEKYFITEIQKNIDCVSGPCPFGDVHLYPPGLPRLNRTYIWDVKASTKAGLELKFSTSWLRQIEPGETCPDAVSYNINSSIDNATVNIGTFCRNGSVSRVKLLGGVVMSLHLPWHLPLTTSGFNIASRASIKRLCIIESILKRESSITLMSPNYPLGFPEDELMTWQFVIPPSLRASVFFHNYSLSNCERKEERVEYYIPGSPSNPEVFKLSDSQPANIAGTFNMSLQGCDQDAQNPGILRLLFQVVVQHPQVDENVTHLVDLSKEKNMTVTIHLEGWPSRTPLMSEPICLICKDPRTCDRALTLTSGAVYRISFLCKDLSQLRITAEKGIGCMDIRWCQKKIYSLSVPKAITRLPIRLHKFNWKLLATDMINVEITSPSLKLQQPIPEQRCNTSYSYSIVSATPETELNLGVFCPGGSIEKIQMRNNITISLKPFGKGFINESIPQDLKMSFVPHIKDECIFTVSPNPQAKVYLQTPNSPYGLPPYVSISWFITVPSKQTARLRFSKDRMGIACETGRAYVNIKEETPGAEEIVRREDELLPQPRNMLHSFWVNVSNCRPADKTQLTLQFWVTLADKQLARDM